One Streptomyces sp. NBC_00223 genomic window carries:
- a CDS encoding ABC transporter permease, with amino-acid sequence MAEAGLEVPDVTVTVTDRAPERSRAAEAVRTYLLITGMWVRSTMAYRTSFLLTALGNFAATGLDFVTIVLMFSHITVLGGFTLPEVAFLYGSTSTAFGVADLLMGSMDRLGRRVRDGTLDVLLLRPVPVLAQVAADRFALRRLGRITQGLLVFGWALTRVDVDWTPVKVLMVPMMLGSGAALFCAVFVCGAAFQFLAGDASEVQNSVTYGGNTMLQYPPGIFSRELVRGVTFMVPLAFVNWLPALRILGEPDPLGLPGWVDFASPLVAALCCALAGLAWRAGLRTYRSTGS; translated from the coding sequence GTGGCTGAGGCAGGGCTCGAAGTCCCGGACGTGACGGTCACCGTCACGGACCGGGCGCCGGAGCGGTCCCGCGCGGCCGAGGCGGTACGGACGTATCTGCTGATCACCGGCATGTGGGTGCGGTCCACGATGGCCTACCGCACGTCCTTCCTGCTCACCGCGCTCGGCAACTTCGCGGCGACCGGGCTGGACTTCGTCACGATCGTGCTGATGTTCTCGCACATCACGGTGCTGGGCGGCTTCACACTGCCCGAGGTGGCGTTCCTCTACGGCTCGACCAGCACGGCCTTCGGGGTCGCCGATCTGCTGATGGGGTCGATGGACCGGCTCGGGCGGCGGGTGCGCGACGGCACGCTCGACGTCCTGCTGCTGCGGCCGGTGCCGGTGCTCGCGCAGGTGGCCGCGGACCGGTTCGCGCTGCGCCGGCTCGGCCGGATCACCCAGGGGCTGCTGGTGTTCGGCTGGGCGCTGACGCGGGTGGACGTGGACTGGACACCGGTCAAGGTGCTGATGGTGCCGATGATGCTGGGGTCGGGCGCGGCGCTGTTCTGCGCGGTCTTCGTGTGCGGGGCGGCCTTCCAGTTCCTGGCCGGTGACGCCTCCGAGGTGCAGAACTCGGTGACGTACGGCGGCAACACGATGCTCCAGTACCCGCCGGGCATCTTCTCCCGCGAGCTGGTCCGGGGGGTGACCTTCATGGTGCCGCTCGCCTTCGTCAACTGGCTGCCGGCCCTGCGCATCCTCGGCGAGCCCGACCCGCTGGGCCTGCCCGGGTGGGTGGACTTCGCCTCCCCGCTGGTTGCCGCGCTCTGCTGCGCCCTCGCCGGCCTGGCCTGGCGCGCGGGCCTCCGCACCTACCGCAGCACCGGCAGCTGA
- a CDS encoding ABC transporter permease, whose product MSGVLDDSPGGEAGEGPGAVPVARPDKRFGGSDGSDGWSGGFYAAVVVRGFRRYATYRTATAAGVVTNTVFGFIITYSYIALWDQRPHLGGYTEPQALTYVWIGQALLAPLALMGGGFEDELMERIRSGDIAVDLYRPADLQGWWLSSDLGRAGFHLLGRGVAPMVFGALVFTIALPSDALTWALFLVSVALGVMVSFAVRFLVALSAFWLLDGAGVSQVVWLAGLFFSGMLLPLTVFPGWLGELARALPWAAMLQVPADVMLGRHRGSDALLALAFQAGWAALLLGAGRALQAMATRRVVVQGG is encoded by the coding sequence ATGAGCGGGGTCCTGGACGACTCGCCTGGAGGTGAGGCCGGCGAGGGGCCGGGCGCGGTGCCGGTGGCCCGGCCCGACAAGAGATTCGGCGGGTCCGACGGGTCAGACGGGTGGTCCGGGGGCTTCTACGCGGCTGTCGTGGTGCGCGGCTTCCGCCGGTACGCGACCTACCGCACGGCGACCGCCGCGGGGGTCGTCACCAACACCGTCTTCGGCTTCATCATCACGTACAGCTACATCGCCCTGTGGGACCAGCGCCCGCACCTCGGCGGCTACACGGAGCCGCAGGCGCTGACGTACGTCTGGATCGGGCAGGCGCTGCTGGCGCCGCTGGCACTGATGGGCGGCGGCTTCGAGGACGAGCTGATGGAACGGATCAGGTCCGGCGACATCGCGGTGGACCTCTACCGGCCGGCCGACCTCCAGGGCTGGTGGCTGTCGTCGGACCTGGGCCGGGCCGGCTTCCATCTGCTCGGGCGCGGGGTGGCGCCGATGGTCTTCGGGGCGCTGGTCTTCACCATCGCCCTGCCGTCGGACGCGCTGACCTGGGCGCTGTTCCTGGTGTCGGTGGCGCTGGGGGTGATGGTGAGCTTCGCGGTCCGCTTCCTGGTGGCGCTCAGCGCCTTCTGGCTGCTGGACGGCGCCGGGGTGAGCCAGGTGGTCTGGCTGGCCGGGCTGTTCTTCTCCGGGATGCTGCTGCCGCTGACCGTCTTCCCCGGCTGGCTGGGCGAACTGGCGCGGGCGCTGCCGTGGGCGGCGATGCTCCAGGTGCCCGCCGACGTGATGCTCGGTCGGCACCGGGGGAGCGACGCGCTGCTGGCGCTGGCGTTCCAGGCGGGCTGGGCGGCGCTGCTGCTCGGCGCGGGCCGGGCGCTCCAGGCGATGGCGACCCGCAGGGTGGTGGTCCAGGGTGGCTGA
- a CDS encoding transglycosylase domain-containing protein has translation MSDHANRTSANGGYATWGPRPMLTDRRGRPHRTGLRRLLPTWRMATGGILGFLLLVIGAFFVGYAMVSIPDANAAAVAQNNVYLYADGKTEIARDGAVNRQNVPLSEVSEKARYAVLSAEDRNFYHESAVSPKAMVRAAWNTATGKGRQSGSTITQQYVKNYYLNQNQTATRKVKEFFISIKLDRNQSKDDILEGYLNTSYYGRNAYGIQAAAQAYFGTDAADLNTAQGAYLATLLNAPSEYDLSAHPENAHAAEARWNYVLDGMVKEGWLSASERKATAFPKIDKPKPSASKAGQRGYIVEAVNRYLADHHIVDADTLRRGGFRIVTTIQKPKEDAFVQAAQKNVYDKLGHTKADSYVRAGGVSIDPATGDVVALYGGVDYTKQYVSSATNGTYQPGSTFKPVLFTAAVQHGSQTEDGEPITPNTVYDGTNKRPVQGSDGPVGYAPSNEDDVSYGPITVTRAMDKSVNAVFAQMAQDVGTSRVIDTAHDLGMPASVDIPKTPAMALGAFGRPSASPLDMAQVYATLANHGKEIPYSLVLGVSKDGHDLGLPARHATQSVPRSAADTTTSVLRSVVDSPGGTAAVAQNSGWPSAAKTGTAEDDKAAWFAGYTPKLATVVAVLGMDPDTGAQKSLSGSMGLPRINGGGAPGDIWSAYTSAALADTPVTGFHLNLQDGADTTSSAGDEPTDTPSSQPATDEPSTTTAPPSTGTTPATTPPPATTTAPPPPPPTETAPGGGEQQPPPTGGAGPIGGPTGAPDAEDQDDTHSHEGRGGQVRPDTG, from the coding sequence ATGAGTGACCACGCGAACCGGACGAGTGCGAACGGCGGCTACGCCACCTGGGGCCCACGCCCGATGCTCACCGACCGTCGCGGCCGCCCCCACCGGACCGGCCTGCGGCGGCTGCTGCCCACCTGGCGGATGGCGACCGGTGGCATCCTCGGCTTCCTCCTGCTGGTGATCGGCGCCTTCTTCGTCGGCTACGCCATGGTCTCCATCCCCGACGCGAACGCGGCCGCCGTCGCCCAGAACAATGTCTACCTCTACGCCGACGGCAAGACCGAGATCGCCCGCGACGGCGCCGTCAACCGGCAGAACGTGCCGCTGAGCGAGGTCTCGGAGAAGGCCAGGTACGCGGTGCTCTCCGCGGAGGACCGCAACTTCTACCACGAGTCCGCGGTCAGCCCGAAGGCGATGGTCCGCGCCGCCTGGAACACCGCCACCGGCAAGGGCCGCCAGTCCGGCTCGACGATCACCCAGCAGTACGTGAAGAACTACTACCTGAACCAGAACCAGACCGCGACGCGGAAGGTCAAGGAGTTCTTCATCTCGATCAAGCTGGACCGCAACCAGTCCAAGGACGACATCCTCGAGGGCTACCTCAACACCAGCTACTACGGCCGCAACGCGTACGGCATCCAGGCCGCCGCCCAGGCGTACTTCGGCACGGACGCCGCCGACCTGAACACCGCGCAGGGCGCCTACCTCGCCACGCTGCTCAACGCCCCCAGCGAGTACGACCTGTCCGCCCACCCGGAGAACGCGCACGCCGCCGAGGCCCGCTGGAACTACGTCCTGGACGGCATGGTCAAGGAGGGCTGGCTCAGCGCCTCCGAGCGCAAGGCCACGGCCTTCCCGAAGATCGACAAGCCCAAGCCCTCCGCCAGCAAGGCGGGCCAGCGCGGCTACATCGTCGAGGCCGTCAACCGCTATCTCGCCGATCATCACATCGTCGACGCCGACACCCTGCGCCGCGGCGGCTTCCGGATCGTCACCACGATCCAGAAGCCCAAGGAGGACGCCTTCGTCCAGGCCGCGCAGAAGAACGTGTACGACAAGCTCGGGCACACCAAGGCCGACAGCTACGTCCGGGCCGGCGGCGTCTCCATCGACCCGGCGACCGGCGACGTCGTCGCGCTCTACGGCGGCGTCGACTACACCAAGCAGTACGTGAGCAGCGCCACCAACGGCACCTACCAGCCCGGGTCGACCTTCAAGCCCGTGCTGTTCACGGCGGCAGTGCAGCACGGCTCGCAGACCGAGGACGGCGAGCCGATCACCCCGAACACCGTCTACGACGGCACCAACAAGCGCCCGGTGCAGGGCTCCGACGGCCCGGTCGGCTACGCGCCCTCGAACGAGGACGACGTCTCGTACGGCCCGATCACCGTCACCCGCGCGATGGACAAGTCGGTCAACGCGGTCTTCGCGCAGATGGCACAGGACGTCGGCACGTCCAGGGTCATAGACACCGCGCACGACCTGGGCATGCCCGCCTCGGTCGACATCCCCAAGACCCCGGCGATGGCGCTCGGCGCCTTCGGCCGGCCCAGCGCCAGCCCGCTGGACATGGCCCAGGTGTACGCGACGCTCGCCAACCACGGCAAGGAGATCCCGTACTCGCTGGTGCTCGGCGTCAGCAAGGACGGCCACGACCTGGGGCTGCCGGCCCGCCACGCGACGCAGTCCGTGCCGCGGTCGGCCGCCGACACCACGACCTCCGTGCTGCGCAGCGTGGTCGACAGCCCCGGCGGGACCGCGGCCGTCGCCCAGAACTCCGGCTGGCCGTCGGCGGCCAAGACCGGCACGGCCGAGGACGACAAGGCCGCGTGGTTCGCCGGTTACACGCCCAAGCTGGCCACCGTCGTCGCGGTGCTCGGCATGGACCCGGACACCGGGGCGCAGAAGTCGCTCAGCGGCTCCATGGGCCTGCCGCGGATCAACGGCGGCGGCGCGCCCGGCGACATCTGGTCCGCGTACACCTCGGCCGCGCTCGCCGACACGCCGGTGACCGGCTTCCATCTGAACCTCCAGGACGGGGCCGACACCACCTCGTCGGCGGGCGACGAGCCGACCGACACGCCGAGCTCACAGCCGGCGACCGACGAGCCGTCCACCACCACCGCGCCGCCGTCCACCGGCACGACGCCGGCGACGACCCCGCCCCCGGCCACCACCACCGCGCCGCCACCGCCGCCGCCGACCGAGACCGCGCCGGGCGGCGGGGAACAGCAGCCGCCGCCGACCGGTGGGGCGGGGCCGATCGGCGGGCCGACGGGGGCGCCGGACGCGGAAGACCAGGACGACACGCACTCCCATGAGGGGCGCGGCGGGCAGGTCCGTCCGGACACAGGGTGA
- a CDS encoding GroES family chaperonin, with translation MLHDRVLVRQDTAEGERRSGGGILIPATAAVGRRLAWAEVVAAGQNVRTVEVGDRVLYDPEDRAEVEVRGVAYVLMRERDLHAVAAERLQGTDDSTGLYL, from the coding sequence ATGCTGCACGACCGTGTCCTCGTACGGCAGGACACCGCGGAGGGCGAGCGCCGCAGCGGCGGCGGCATCCTGATCCCGGCGACCGCGGCCGTCGGCCGCAGGCTGGCCTGGGCGGAGGTCGTCGCGGCGGGCCAGAACGTACGGACCGTGGAGGTCGGCGACCGGGTGCTCTACGACCCGGAGGACCGGGCCGAGGTCGAGGTGCGGGGCGTGGCGTACGTGCTGATGCGCGAGCGCGATCTGCACGCCGTGGCCGCCGAGCGGCTCCAGGGCACGGACGACTCCACGGGGCTGTATCTGTAG
- a CDS encoding DUF3618 domain-containing protein, with product MSEGARTPAQIEAEISRRRQDLADTLDEIAVRVHPVTIARDTKAKAVSALDRSVGQAYVAANRAIGRARAHFVTDDGAPRPERIVPAAVAGAALVALAAGLTVRRRRR from the coding sequence GTGTCGGAAGGTGCCAGGACGCCCGCTCAGATCGAGGCGGAGATTTCCCGCAGACGGCAGGACCTCGCGGACACGCTCGACGAGATCGCGGTACGGGTGCACCCCGTCACGATCGCGCGGGACACCAAGGCGAAGGCCGTCTCCGCGCTCGACCGCAGCGTCGGCCAGGCGTATGTCGCGGCGAACCGCGCGATCGGCCGGGCCAGGGCGCACTTCGTGACGGACGACGGCGCGCCGCGCCCCGAGCGGATCGTGCCGGCCGCGGTGGCCGGTGCGGCGCTCGTGGCGTTGGCGGCCGGTCTGACGGTACGGCGCCGCCGCCGGTAA
- the bcp gene encoding thioredoxin-dependent thiol peroxidase — translation MSDRLAPGDTAPAFTLPDADGKPVSLADHLGRKVIVYFYPAALTPGCTKQACDFTDNLDVLATAGYDVLGVSPDKPEKLAKFREQESLKVTLLADPDKATLTAYGAYGEKVNYGRTVMGVIRSTFVVDEAGKIAHAFYNVKATGHVAKLLRDLKI, via the coding sequence ATGTCCGACCGTCTCGCCCCCGGCGACACCGCACCCGCCTTCACCCTCCCGGACGCGGACGGCAAGCCCGTCTCCCTCGCCGACCACCTCGGCCGCAAGGTGATCGTCTACTTCTACCCGGCCGCCCTGACCCCCGGCTGCACCAAGCAGGCGTGCGACTTCACCGACAACCTCGACGTGCTGGCCACCGCCGGGTACGACGTGCTGGGCGTCTCGCCGGACAAGCCGGAGAAGCTGGCGAAGTTCCGCGAGCAGGAGTCCCTGAAGGTCACGCTGCTCGCCGACCCGGACAAGGCCACGCTGACCGCCTACGGCGCGTACGGGGAGAAGGTGAACTACGGCCGGACGGTGATGGGTGTGATCCGCTCCACCTTCGTCGTGGACGAGGCCGGAAAGATCGCCCACGCCTTCTACAACGTCAAGGCCACGGGCCACGTCGCCAAACTCCTCCGCGACCTCAAAATCTGA
- a CDS encoding HNH endonuclease signature motif containing protein — protein sequence MAARYTRERLEEAAREFRHIDDAVRCCGGHPTPGSRRYLRQKMAEAGIDISHLATHRVRHTESRLREAVAASTSIMDVVRYLGISQVGGNQAHISRRIAALGIDISHFARVRTARPRPAVKSPLRLLDPEQGRIPGQRLRRALLGIGGDERCALCGTGSEWNGKPLKLEVDHISGEWWDNRPHNLRLLCPNCHAVTDTYRGRKAVS from the coding sequence GTGGCGGCCAGGTATACACGCGAACGGCTGGAAGAGGCAGCTCGCGAATTCCGGCACATCGACGACGCGGTGCGCTGTTGCGGAGGGCATCCGACGCCCGGCAGCAGGCGCTATCTACGTCAGAAAATGGCAGAAGCGGGCATAGACATCTCGCACCTTGCCACGCATCGGGTCCGGCACACTGAGAGCCGACTGCGTGAGGCCGTAGCCGCTTCCACCAGCATCATGGATGTCGTGCGTTACCTGGGCATCAGCCAGGTGGGTGGCAATCAGGCCCACATCAGCCGCCGGATCGCTGCCCTGGGCATCGACATCTCCCACTTCGCACGTGTCCGCACAGCACGCCCGCGGCCGGCGGTGAAGAGTCCTCTCCGTCTGCTCGACCCTGAGCAGGGCCGGATCCCCGGTCAGCGGCTACGCCGGGCGCTGCTTGGTATCGGGGGGGACGAGCGGTGCGCGCTGTGTGGTACCGGATCGGAATGGAACGGTAAGCCGCTCAAACTCGAAGTCGACCATATCAGTGGCGAGTGGTGGGACAACCGTCCGCACAATCTGCGGCTCCTCTGCCCCAACTGTCATGCGGTCACCGACACCTACCGTGGTCGAAAGGCGGTGTCCTGA
- a CDS encoding HNH endonuclease signature motif containing protein, translating into MAGTRYTRDLLSQTAAEATSLVEMLRCLESPIGSGPLNYLRRRLAHHAIDTSHFVAEPLPPRRRQTYTKEQLQAAAAHAHSIRGVLEYLGRHPGDSSYSYVRKKLHQFGIDTTHFTSGRGYGPLIVPRETLAAAVAASTSLAGALRVLRMSDNAAARTRVKHSLETHGITTAHFTGQRHFRGSVSPHRKSAEEVLRRQDPGSNRVRIPMLRRALDELGVAHVCTACGTGDNWQGKQLVLEIDHISGDRLDNRRENLRYLCPSCHSQTSTFSNRSRRTATTEARL; encoded by the coding sequence ATGGCCGGGACCAGATACACCCGTGATCTGCTGTCACAGACGGCTGCCGAGGCGACCAGCCTGGTGGAGATGCTGCGATGCCTGGAATCGCCCATTGGCAGTGGCCCCCTGAACTACCTGCGCCGCAGACTGGCGCATCACGCCATCGACACGTCGCACTTCGTGGCGGAACCTCTTCCACCCCGCCGGAGACAGACCTATACAAAGGAGCAACTCCAAGCGGCGGCCGCACATGCGCACAGCATCCGGGGTGTGCTTGAGTATCTGGGCCGCCATCCGGGTGACAGTTCGTACAGCTACGTCAGAAAGAAGCTCCACCAATTCGGCATCGACACCACCCACTTCACAAGTGGCCGTGGGTACGGTCCACTCATCGTCCCGAGAGAGACGCTCGCGGCAGCGGTAGCCGCGTCTACGAGCCTGGCGGGTGCACTCAGAGTTCTTCGCATGAGCGACAACGCGGCGGCACGCACGCGGGTGAAGCACAGCCTGGAAACGCACGGCATCACGACAGCCCACTTCACCGGACAGAGACACTTCCGGGGCAGCGTCTCGCCCCACCGAAAATCCGCCGAGGAGGTTCTGCGTCGTCAGGACCCCGGCTCGAACCGCGTCAGAATCCCCATGTTGAGGCGGGCTCTTGACGAACTCGGAGTGGCCCACGTCTGCACCGCGTGCGGGACAGGCGACAACTGGCAGGGCAAGCAGCTGGTCCTGGAGATCGACCACATCAGCGGAGATCGGTTGGACAACCGCCGCGAGAACCTCCGGTATCTGTGTCCCTCCTGCCACAGCCAGACGAGCACCTTCTCGAACCGGTCCCGTCGTACCGCGACTACGGAAGCCCGGCTCTGA
- the rdgB gene encoding RdgB/HAM1 family non-canonical purine NTP pyrophosphatase, with amino-acid sequence MTRRLVLATRNAHKVSELRAILADTGLDVELVGADAYPEIPDVKETGVTFAENALLKARALAEATGLPSVADDSGLCVDVLGGAPGIFSARWAGRHGDDAGNLALLLAQLGDIGEEHRAAHFACAAALALPDGIARVAEGRLTGTLRYTPVGDGGFGYDPILQPDGDTRTCAELTAAEKNAISHRGKAFRALAPQIAALLA; translated from the coding sequence ATGACCCGCCGCCTCGTACTCGCCACCCGCAACGCCCACAAGGTCAGCGAGCTCCGCGCGATCCTCGCCGACACCGGGCTCGACGTCGAACTCGTCGGCGCCGACGCCTACCCCGAGATCCCCGACGTCAAGGAGACCGGCGTCACCTTCGCCGAGAACGCGCTGCTCAAGGCGCGGGCGCTGGCCGAGGCGACCGGGCTGCCCTCGGTCGCCGACGACTCCGGGCTCTGCGTCGACGTGCTCGGCGGCGCGCCCGGGATCTTCTCCGCCCGCTGGGCCGGCCGGCACGGCGACGACGCGGGGAACCTCGCGCTGCTGCTCGCGCAGCTCGGTGACATCGGGGAGGAGCACCGGGCCGCGCACTTCGCCTGCGCGGCGGCGCTCGCGCTGCCGGACGGCATCGCGCGGGTCGCCGAGGGGCGGCTGACCGGGACACTGCGGTACACCCCGGTGGGGGACGGCGGCTTCGGGTACGACCCGATTCTCCAGCCGGACGGTGACACACGGACCTGCGCCGAGCTGACGGCGGCGGAGAAGAACGCGATCTCCCACCGCGGCAAGGCCTTCCGCGCCCTGGCCCCCCAGATCGCCGCCCTCCTCGCCTGA
- the rph gene encoding ribonuclease PH: protein MSRFDGRTPDQLRPVTIERSWSKHAEGSVLVSFGDTRVLCTASATQGVPRWRKGSGEGWVTAEYSMLPRATNTRGDRESVRGKIGGRTHEISRLIGRSLRAVIDYKALGENTVVLDCDVLQADGGTRTAAITGAYVALADAVAWMQTHHFIKLKSRPLTGTVAAVSVGIVDGQPLLDLAYEEDVKAETDMNVVCTGDGRFVEVQGTAEGQPFDRAELDALLSLAVAGCADLTAAQQAALAATATVAG from the coding sequence ATGTCACGATTCGACGGCCGCACCCCCGATCAGCTCCGCCCGGTCACCATCGAGCGCAGCTGGAGCAAGCACGCGGAAGGCTCCGTACTGGTCTCCTTCGGCGACACCCGTGTGCTGTGCACCGCCAGCGCCACCCAGGGCGTACCGCGCTGGCGCAAGGGCAGCGGCGAAGGGTGGGTCACCGCCGAGTACTCGATGCTGCCCCGCGCCACCAACACCCGCGGCGACCGCGAATCCGTGCGCGGCAAGATCGGCGGCCGCACCCATGAGATCTCCCGCCTGATCGGCCGCTCGCTGCGGGCCGTCATCGACTACAAGGCGCTCGGCGAGAACACCGTCGTCCTCGACTGCGACGTGCTCCAGGCCGACGGCGGCACCCGTACCGCCGCGATCACCGGCGCCTACGTCGCCCTCGCCGACGCGGTCGCCTGGATGCAGACCCACCACTTCATCAAGCTCAAGTCCCGCCCGCTGACCGGCACGGTCGCCGCCGTCAGCGTCGGCATCGTCGACGGGCAGCCGCTGCTCGACCTCGCCTACGAGGAGGACGTCAAGGCCGAGACCGACATGAACGTCGTCTGCACCGGCGACGGCCGCTTCGTCGAGGTCCAGGGCACCGCCGAGGGCCAGCCCTTCGACCGCGCGGAACTCGACGCGCTGCTCTCCCTCGCGGTCGCCGGCTGCGCCGACCTCACCGCCGCCCAGCAGGCCGCCCTGGCGGCGACCGCGACCGTCGCCGGCTGA
- a CDS encoding PTS glucose/sucrose transporter subunit IIB: MTSKAEKIVAGLGGLDNIEEVEGCITRLRTEVRDPGLVDEGALKAAGAHGVVKMGTAIQVVIGTDADPIAADIEDMR, from the coding sequence ATGACCAGCAAGGCGGAGAAGATCGTCGCCGGTCTCGGCGGACTCGACAACATCGAAGAGGTCGAGGGCTGCATCACCCGGCTGCGCACCGAGGTACGGGACCCCGGGCTCGTCGACGAGGGCGCGCTCAAGGCCGCAGGGGCGCACGGCGTGGTCAAGATGGGGACGGCGATCCAGGTCGTCATCGGGACGGACGCAGATCCGATCGCGGCGGACATCGAAGACATGAGGTAG
- a CDS encoding MBL fold metallo-hydrolase, with product MKLTVVGCSGSFPSADSACSSYLVEADGFRLLIDMGNGALGELQRHCGLYDLDAVLLSHLHADHCIDMCGYFVARYYRHDGGPAAAIPVYGPAGTERRLSIAYGDVPDEKCMSEVFDFRTLEPGSFRIGPFAITTDLVSHPVEAYGFRVEHEGATLAYSGDTGPCESLRELATAADLFLCEASFTYGKEDIPDLHLNGHEAGEIAAAAGVSRLLLTHIPPWTNPTVNLRDARETFRGPVELAKAGATYEV from the coding sequence ATGAAGCTCACCGTCGTCGGCTGCTCGGGGTCGTTCCCCTCCGCGGATTCGGCCTGTTCGAGCTATCTCGTCGAGGCCGACGGATTCCGGCTGCTGATCGACATGGGCAATGGAGCCCTCGGTGAACTGCAGCGCCACTGCGGGCTCTACGACCTGGACGCCGTACTGCTCAGCCATCTCCACGCCGACCACTGCATCGACATGTGCGGCTACTTCGTGGCCCGCTACTACCGCCACGACGGCGGACCGGCCGCCGCGATCCCCGTCTACGGCCCGGCCGGCACCGAGCGGCGGCTGAGCATCGCCTACGGCGACGTACCGGACGAGAAGTGCATGAGCGAGGTCTTCGACTTCCGCACCCTGGAGCCCGGCTCCTTCCGGATCGGCCCCTTCGCCATCACCACGGACCTGGTCAGCCACCCCGTCGAGGCGTACGGCTTCCGCGTCGAGCACGAGGGCGCCACCCTCGCGTACTCCGGTGACACCGGCCCGTGCGAGTCCCTGCGGGAGCTGGCCACCGCCGCCGACCTCTTCCTGTGCGAGGCGTCCTTCACCTACGGCAAGGAGGACATCCCCGATCTGCACCTCAACGGGCACGAGGCCGGGGAGATCGCGGCCGCCGCGGGTGTCTCCCGGCTGCTGCTCACCCACATCCCGCCGTGGACCAACCCGACCGTCAATCTCCGCGACGCGCGGGAGACCTTCCGCGGCCCGGTCGAGCTGGCGAAGGCGGGCGCGACCTACGAGGTGTGA
- a CDS encoding PLP-dependent cysteine synthase family protein, whose product MRYDSPLAAVGNTPLVRLPRLSPSDAVSVWAKLEDRNPTGSVKDRPALHMIEKAEQDGVLTPGCTILEPTSGNTGISLAMAARLKGYRIVCVMPENTSSERRELLGMWGAEIISSPAAGGSNTAVRMAKELAAEHPDWVMLYQYGNAANPGAHYATTGPEILADLPTITHFVAGLGTTGTLMGVGRYLREKVPGVAIVAAEPRYDDVVYGLRNLDEGFVPELYDETVLTTRFSVGSQDAVRRTRELLSEEGIFAGVSTGAALHAALGVARKADQAGERADIVFVVADGGWKYLSTGIYTAPSTEAAVAALQGQLWA is encoded by the coding sequence ATGCGCTACGACAGTCCGCTGGCGGCGGTCGGCAACACCCCGCTGGTCCGCCTGCCGCGTCTGTCGCCGTCCGACGCGGTGAGCGTCTGGGCGAAGCTGGAGGACCGCAACCCCACGGGGTCGGTCAAGGACCGCCCGGCCCTGCACATGATCGAGAAGGCCGAGCAGGACGGCGTCCTCACCCCCGGCTGCACCATCCTGGAGCCGACCTCCGGCAACACCGGCATCTCGCTGGCGATGGCGGCCCGCCTCAAGGGCTACCGCATCGTCTGCGTCATGCCCGAGAACACCTCCTCGGAGCGGCGCGAACTGCTCGGCATGTGGGGCGCCGAGATCATCTCCTCGCCCGCGGCCGGCGGCTCCAACACCGCGGTCCGCATGGCCAAGGAGCTGGCCGCCGAGCACCCCGACTGGGTGATGCTCTACCAGTACGGCAACGCGGCCAACCCCGGCGCGCACTACGCGACCACCGGCCCGGAGATCCTGGCCGACCTCCCCACGATCACCCACTTCGTCGCGGGCCTCGGCACCACCGGCACGCTCATGGGCGTCGGCCGCTATCTGCGCGAGAAGGTCCCCGGCGTCGCGATCGTCGCCGCCGAGCCGCGGTACGACGACGTGGTCTACGGGCTGCGCAACCTCGACGAGGGCTTCGTGCCCGAGCTGTACGACGAGACCGTCCTCACCACCCGGTTCTCCGTCGGCTCGCAGGACGCGGTCCGGCGCACCCGTGAACTCCTCAGCGAGGAGGGCATCTTCGCGGGCGTCTCCACCGGCGCGGCGCTGCACGCGGCGCTCGGGGTCGCCAGGAAGGCCGACCAGGCGGGCGAGCGCGCCGACATCGTGTTCGTCGTGGCCGACGGCGGGTGGAAGTACCTGTCCACCGGGATATACACCGCGCCCTCCACCGAGGCCGCGGTCGCCGCGCTGCAAGGACAGCTCTGGGCCTGA
- a CDS encoding MoaD/ThiS family protein produces MAIEVRIPTILRTYTDGQKAVEGAGSTLDELFADLDTRHAGLRDRVVENGGLRRFVNVYLNDEDVRFLDGIATKVSDGDSVTILPAVAGGMR; encoded by the coding sequence ATGGCCATCGAGGTCCGCATCCCGACCATCCTCCGCACCTACACCGACGGCCAGAAGGCCGTCGAGGGGGCGGGCAGCACGCTCGACGAGCTCTTCGCGGACCTCGACACCCGGCACGCGGGCCTGCGCGACCGCGTGGTCGAGAACGGCGGACTGCGCCGTTTCGTGAACGTCTACCTCAACGACGAGGACGTCCGCTTCCTGGACGGCATCGCCACCAAGGTCTCCGACGGCGACAGCGTCACCATCCTGCCGGCCGTGGCCGGGGGCATGCGCTGA
- a CDS encoding putative leader peptide, with product MVLFDVSDKTPGTPLLVARLHVDLCRRTSAACPRV from the coding sequence ATGGTTCTCTTCGACGTGAGCGACAAGACGCCGGGCACACCGCTGCTCGTGGCGCGGCTGCACGTCGACCTGTGCCGCCGCACCAGTGCGGCGTGTCCGCGCGTCTGA